One Halolamina litorea genomic window carries:
- a CDS encoding ATP-binding protein: protein MTDDTDDSPTLMPEMYRRAFKHTATPALITDESLAIREVNDSGLAFVGYDFEELEGRSPAAISADDSIYGEIVEHLQRGESWQGTFKLLTADGDVVFGQGSTSAIEFDGTVHGYVAVFTDTTKERRYRDASEVLGRLLRHDLRNELNLLYGHIQRAENRIDDPDARESLQRAKDGLADLSQKSDRARDLREGLERSWDAETEPIRLDLLLQDCIVAIDDEHREAEFHYDRFPEVRVAADDLLSIVVEAVLDNAIDHNDASTPRVTVEVKDGEETVTLRVSDNGPGVPQGQADLIFGREEVDPLHHGTGISLFFADTVVSSYGGEIWCANPGADDGATFCVSLPRA, encoded by the coding sequence ATGACCGACGACACTGACGACTCGCCGACGCTGATGCCGGAGATGTACCGGCGAGCGTTCAAACACACCGCCACGCCGGCGCTCATCACCGACGAGTCACTCGCCATTCGCGAGGTGAACGACAGCGGACTCGCGTTCGTTGGCTACGACTTCGAGGAACTCGAAGGGCGGTCACCGGCCGCCATCTCCGCCGACGACAGCATCTACGGCGAGATCGTCGAACACCTCCAGCGTGGGGAGTCCTGGCAGGGGACGTTCAAACTACTCACCGCCGACGGCGACGTGGTCTTCGGGCAGGGGTCGACCTCCGCTATCGAGTTCGACGGAACCGTTCATGGCTACGTTGCCGTCTTCACTGACACGACCAAGGAGCGCCGCTACCGCGACGCTTCGGAGGTGCTCGGGCGCCTCCTCCGGCACGACCTCCGGAACGAACTGAACCTCCTCTACGGCCACATTCAGCGCGCCGAGAACCGCATCGACGACCCCGATGCCCGTGAGTCCCTCCAGCGTGCCAAGGACGGGCTGGCGGACCTCTCCCAGAAGTCCGACCGAGCCCGGGACCTGCGTGAGGGGCTGGAACGCTCGTGGGACGCCGAGACCGAGCCGATCCGGTTGGACCTGCTGTTGCAGGACTGTATCGTCGCCATCGACGACGAACACCGCGAGGCGGAGTTCCACTACGACCGCTTCCCCGAGGTCCGGGTCGCCGCCGACGACCTGCTCTCGATCGTCGTCGAGGCCGTCCTCGACAACGCGATCGATCACAACGACGCGTCGACGCCCCGCGTCACCGTCGAGGTCAAGGACGGCGAGGAGACGGTGACGCTGCGGGTCTCGGACAACGGTCCGGGAGTCCCCCAGGGGCAGGCCGACCTCATCTTCGGCCGCGAAGAGGTCGACCCGCTTCACCACGGTACCGGTATCAGCCTCTTCTTCGCGGACACGGTCGTCTCCAGTTACGGCGGCGAGATCTGGTGTGCCAACCCCGGCGCCGACGACGGCGCGACCTTCTGTGTCTCGCTCCCCCGGGCCTGA
- a CDS encoding mechanosensitive ion channel domain-containing protein has product MVEPVAIQFGFELGGPLGAVPERIWLAFAVFLLSAVLAWAVVKVNAGLLERAGLPESIEGTAFERTARGVGTSTVAILSQLSGWFIVILGAIVAISIAEPSYADQFWSQTTGFLPSLFVAVLILIVGIVVGDKVELFLTERLRSVKLPQIGIVPTAAKYSVFYVAFVLALDQIGVATFALVVLLALYALAIVVFGVVAGKQMLSSAAAGIYLFLNQPYGIGDTVKIGNQRGVVQEIDVFVTHIEAESEEYVVPNDRVFDGGIVIIHDD; this is encoded by the coding sequence ATGGTGGAGCCGGTGGCGATCCAGTTCGGCTTCGAGCTCGGCGGCCCGCTCGGAGCGGTCCCGGAGCGGATCTGGCTCGCCTTCGCGGTGTTCCTGCTCTCTGCCGTGCTGGCGTGGGCCGTCGTGAAGGTCAACGCCGGCCTGCTCGAACGGGCTGGCCTCCCCGAGAGCATCGAGGGGACCGCGTTCGAGCGGACCGCTCGCGGCGTCGGCACCTCGACGGTGGCCATCCTCTCACAGCTCTCGGGCTGGTTCATCGTGATCCTCGGCGCCATCGTCGCCATCTCCATCGCGGAACCGAGCTACGCGGACCAGTTCTGGTCACAGACGACCGGCTTCCTCCCGAGCCTCTTCGTCGCGGTGTTGATCCTGATCGTCGGCATCGTCGTCGGCGACAAAGTCGAACTCTTCCTCACCGAACGGCTGCGGAGCGTCAAACTCCCCCAGATCGGGATCGTCCCGACCGCGGCGAAGTACAGCGTCTTCTACGTCGCGTTCGTCCTCGCCCTCGACCAGATCGGGGTCGCCACGTTCGCGCTGGTCGTGCTGCTGGCGCTCTACGCGCTGGCGATCGTCGTCTTCGGCGTCGTCGCCGGCAAACAGATGCTCTCCTCGGCGGCCGCCGGTATCTACCTGTTTCTGAACCAGCCGTACGGCATCGGCGATACGGTGAAGATCGGCAACCAGCGGGGTGTCGTACAGGAGATCGACGTGTTCGTCACCCACATCGAGGCCGAGAGCGAGGAGTACGTCGTCCCGAACGATCGGGTGTTCGACGGCGGCATCGTGATCATTCACGACGACTGA
- a CDS encoding cupin domain-containing protein yields MSDPTPVVKRSDEIEYDAVGAADGMRKGVLLDDSDGAPNFAIRRFELDAGASVPEHTNEVEHEQYVLEGEYVVGIGEEEYTVSAGDSLLIPAGVVHWYRNEGDKPGAFICAVPNGDDAIELVEE; encoded by the coding sequence ATGAGCGACCCGACTCCCGTAGTGAAGCGCAGCGACGAGATCGAGTACGACGCCGTCGGCGCCGCCGACGGGATGCGGAAGGGCGTCCTCCTCGACGACTCCGACGGCGCGCCCAACTTTGCCATCCGGCGCTTCGAACTCGACGCCGGCGCCTCGGTCCCCGAACACACCAACGAGGTCGAACACGAGCAGTACGTGCTGGAGGGTGAGTACGTCGTCGGTATTGGTGAGGAGGAGTACACCGTCTCCGCCGGCGACTCGCTGCTGATCCCGGCGGGTGTCGTCCACTGGTACCGTAACGAGGGCGACAAGCCCGGCGCGTTCATCTGTGCGGTTCCGAACGGCGACGACGCGATCGAACTGGTCGAGGAGTAG
- a CDS encoding DEAD/DEAH box helicase has translation MSQQVARVDTLFLHEAGDDFLVAVLRDGSRVFRGKLELKETDAGPRPRRFLQSDDDGGEPMRPEEFVELARRAERIRISEQTSRGGRERLQAMLDGYQLEALAVRTCRYCANAARYSPITEETAVSADRDFICQDCAVEELERELSYKGQFTGAAQDRLEELLLEVGDLDRITDMLKGELDPDLTKFDTISATTDEVDPFPTSDLDLHPWLQSDVEERFDSLLPVQSLAVENGLFEEEDQLVVSATATGKTLVGELAGVDRALKGDGKLLFLVPLVALANQKHEDFEERYGDELDVTLRVGGSRVTDSGAKFDPGADIIVGTYEGIDHGLRTGKDMGDIGTVVIDEVHSLKEGERGHRLDGMISRLKHYCEQREKSRSGYDGAQYVYLSATVGNPEWLAENLRATLIEFEERPVPIERHVTFADGREKLRIEDRLVRREFDSKSSKGYRGQTIIFTNSRRRCHEISRKLDYASAPYHAGLDYGKRKQVERKFGNQDLAAVVTTAALAAGVDFPASQVVFDSLAMGIEWLSVQEFSQMLGRAGRPDYHDQGTVYLLVEPDAAYHGSMEATEDETAFRLLKGEMEDVATVYDEAAAAEETLANVAVAGKLAKRLNDRMIGDVPTKHAIGKLLEWGFIDGFDATPLGQAVTSHFLSPDDAFRILEGIRNDRTPYQQVAALELADQEL, from the coding sequence GTGTCTCAGCAGGTCGCCCGCGTCGACACCCTGTTCCTCCACGAGGCCGGCGACGATTTCCTCGTCGCCGTGCTCCGTGACGGCTCCCGGGTGTTCCGCGGCAAACTGGAACTGAAGGAGACCGACGCCGGCCCACGCCCGCGGCGGTTCCTGCAGTCCGACGACGACGGCGGGGAGCCCATGCGCCCCGAGGAGTTCGTCGAACTCGCCCGCCGCGCCGAACGGATCCGTATCTCCGAACAGACCTCACGCGGGGGCCGCGAGCGCCTGCAGGCGATGCTCGACGGCTACCAACTGGAAGCACTGGCCGTCCGCACCTGTCGCTACTGTGCCAACGCCGCCCGCTACTCCCCCATCACCGAGGAGACCGCCGTCTCCGCCGATCGGGACTTCATCTGTCAGGACTGCGCCGTCGAGGAGTTGGAGCGCGAACTCTCCTACAAGGGCCAGTTCACCGGCGCCGCACAGGACCGACTGGAGGAACTCCTGCTCGAAGTCGGCGACCTCGACCGGATCACCGACATGCTCAAGGGGGAACTCGACCCCGACCTCACGAAGTTCGACACCATCTCGGCGACGACTGACGAGGTCGACCCGTTCCCCACGAGCGACCTCGACTTGCACCCGTGGCTCCAGTCCGACGTGGAGGAGCGCTTCGACAGCCTCCTGCCGGTCCAGAGCCTCGCCGTCGAGAACGGCCTCTTCGAGGAGGAGGACCAACTGGTCGTCTCCGCGACGGCGACGGGGAAGACCCTCGTCGGCGAACTCGCCGGCGTCGACCGGGCGCTGAAGGGCGACGGGAAGCTACTGTTCCTCGTCCCGCTGGTCGCGCTGGCCAACCAGAAACACGAGGACTTCGAGGAGCGCTACGGCGACGAACTCGACGTGACGCTGCGCGTCGGCGGGTCCCGCGTGACGGATTCGGGGGCGAAGTTCGACCCCGGCGCCGACATCATCGTCGGCACCTACGAGGGGATCGACCACGGCCTCCGGACCGGCAAGGACATGGGCGACATCGGCACCGTCGTCATCGACGAAGTCCACAGCCTGAAGGAGGGCGAGCGGGGCCACCGACTCGACGGGATGATCTCCCGGCTCAAACACTACTGCGAGCAGCGCGAGAAGTCCCGCTCGGGCTACGACGGCGCCCAGTACGTCTACCTCTCGGCGACCGTCGGCAACCCCGAGTGGCTCGCGGAGAACCTCCGGGCGACCCTGATCGAGTTCGAGGAGCGCCCCGTCCCCATCGAGCGCCACGTCACCTTCGCCGACGGCCGGGAGAAACTCCGGATCGAGGACCGCCTCGTCAGGCGTGAGTTCGACAGCAAGTCCTCGAAAGGCTACCGCGGCCAGACGATCATCTTCACCAACTCCCGGCGGCGCTGTCACGAGATCTCCCGGAAGCTCGACTACGCCTCGGCGCCCTACCACGCCGGGCTGGACTACGGGAAGCGAAAGCAGGTCGAACGGAAGTTCGGCAATCAGGACCTCGCGGCCGTCGTCACCACCGCCGCGCTCGCGGCGGGTGTGGACTTCCCCGCCTCGCAAGTCGTCTTCGACTCGCTGGCTATGGGGATCGAGTGGCTCTCGGTCCAGGAGTTCTCCCAGATGCTCGGCCGCGCGGGCCGCCCGGACTACCACGATCAGGGGACGGTCTACCTGCTCGTCGAACCCGACGCCGCCTATCACGGCTCGATGGAGGCGACGGAGGACGAGACCGCGTTCCGCCTGCTCAAAGGGGAGATGGAGGACGTAGCGACCGTCTACGACGAGGCCGCCGCCGCCGAGGAGACGCTGGCCAACGTCGCCGTCGCCGGCAAGCTCGCAAAGCGGCTCAACGACCGCATGATCGGCGACGTCCCGACCAAACACGCCATCGGGAAGCTGCTCGAGTGGGGGTTCATCGACGGTTTCGACGCGACGCCGCTCGGGCAGGCCGTCACCAGTCACTTCCTCTCGCCCGACGACGCGTTCCGCATCCTCGAAGGCATCCGGAACGACCGCACGCCCTACCAGCAGGTCGCGGCGCTCGAACTGGCCGATCAGGAGCTGTAG
- a CDS encoding SLC13 family permease, translated as MVAISPGVLVVGLIVLAALVLFATEPVPVDITALGVMVTLMVVEPISARLADAGLIAAPVTMITAEQGISGFASAATITVLAMFILSEGVRRTGIVQSLGAFIGRVTGDSETKQLGAITGIVSPVSGFINNTAAVAILLPMVIDVADRGGTSPSKLLLPLSYASMFGGTLTLIGTSTNVLASDVAARLAQAPEYANTDLHELGMFEFTGLGVVVMLVGLAYLMTVGRWLTPARIEPSDDLTEEFGIGDYLTEVTVREDSPLVGRKVRNALVEGDFDVDLLQLIRDDEVFLEPLGPKQIQAGDTFTLRTDRDTLLSLLDVEGLDLLDVPVDEAELEQAESGQNLVEVVVAPGSPLVGESMTSISFRQRYNATVLALRRGREVVRRRMDEIPMKVGDTLLIQAPTQTIERIEREREFILAGEVEQHDFREEKTGLAIGIVAAVVALAGLGILPIVVSALAGSLAMVVTGCLKPSEIYEAVQWDVILLLAGVIPLGIAIERTGAASLLAEGVVASSAMLPTLGVLAVFYLLTALLTNVISNNASVVLMIPVAVETAQAVGASATAFLFAVMFAASTAFMTPVGYQTNLFVYGPGGYRFTDYIRVGGPLQLLLMGVTTIGIAVMFDMPLPV; from the coding sequence GTGGTAGCGATTTCGCCCGGAGTGCTCGTCGTCGGCCTGATCGTGCTGGCGGCGCTGGTGCTGTTCGCGACCGAGCCGGTGCCCGTCGACATCACCGCGCTGGGGGTGATGGTGACGCTGATGGTCGTCGAACCGATCAGCGCCCGCCTCGCCGACGCCGGCCTCATCGCCGCGCCGGTGACGATGATCACCGCCGAACAGGGCATCTCCGGCTTCGCGAGCGCGGCGACCATCACGGTGCTCGCGATGTTCATTCTCAGCGAGGGCGTCCGTCGGACCGGCATCGTCCAGTCGCTGGGTGCGTTCATCGGCCGCGTTACCGGCGACAGCGAGACCAAACAGCTCGGGGCGATCACCGGGATCGTCTCGCCGGTCTCGGGGTTCATCAACAACACCGCGGCCGTCGCGATCCTCCTCCCGATGGTCATCGACGTGGCCGACCGCGGGGGCACGTCGCCGTCGAAGCTCCTGCTCCCGCTCTCGTACGCCTCGATGTTCGGTGGCACCCTCACCCTGATCGGCACCTCGACGAACGTCCTCGCAAGCGACGTGGCCGCGCGGCTGGCGCAGGCCCCGGAGTACGCGAACACCGACCTCCACGAACTCGGGATGTTCGAGTTCACCGGGCTGGGCGTCGTCGTGATGCTCGTCGGCCTCGCGTACCTGATGACCGTCGGGCGCTGGCTCACCCCCGCCCGCATCGAGCCCAGCGACGACCTGACCGAGGAGTTCGGCATCGGCGACTACCTCACCGAGGTGACGGTGCGTGAGGACTCCCCGCTCGTCGGCCGGAAGGTCCGTAACGCCCTCGTGGAGGGCGATTTCGACGTTGACCTGCTCCAACTCATCCGCGACGACGAGGTGTTCCTCGAACCGCTCGGCCCCAAGCAGATCCAGGCCGGCGACACCTTCACGCTCCGGACCGACCGCGACACGCTGCTCTCCCTGCTGGACGTGGAGGGCCTCGACCTCCTCGACGTGCCCGTCGACGAGGCCGAACTCGAACAGGCCGAATCGGGACAGAACCTCGTCGAAGTCGTCGTCGCCCCCGGCTCGCCGCTGGTCGGCGAGTCGATGACCTCGATCAGTTTCCGGCAGCGCTACAACGCGACCGTGCTGGCGCTCCGACGTGGCCGTGAGGTCGTGCGCCGCCGGATGGACGAGATCCCGATGAAGGTCGGTGACACCCTGCTGATCCAGGCACCGACCCAGACCATCGAGCGCATCGAGCGCGAACGGGAGTTCATCCTCGCCGGCGAGGTCGAACAGCACGACTTCCGCGAGGAGAAGACCGGCCTCGCCATCGGTATCGTCGCCGCCGTCGTCGCCTTAGCGGGGCTGGGGATCCTCCCCATCGTCGTCTCGGCGCTCGCCGGGTCGCTCGCGATGGTCGTCACCGGCTGTCTCAAGCCCAGCGAGATCTACGAGGCCGTCCAGTGGGACGTGATCCTCCTGCTCGCGGGCGTGATCCCGCTGGGCATCGCCATCGAGCGCACCGGCGCCGCCTCGCTGCTCGCGGAGGGCGTCGTCGCCTCGTCGGCGATGCTCCCGACCCTGGGTGTGCTCGCGGTGTTCTACCTGCTCACCGCGCTGCTGACCAACGTGATCAGCAACAACGCCAGCGTCGTGTTGATGATCCCCGTCGCCGTCGAGACCGCACAGGCCGTCGGCGCCAGCGCCACCGCGTTCCTCTTCGCGGTGATGTTCGCGGCCAGTACGGCGTTCATGACGCCCGTGGGCTACCAGACGAACCTCTTCGTCTACGGCCCCGGGGGGTACCGCTTCACCGACTACATCCGGGTGGGCGGTCCGCTGCAACTGCTCCTGATGGGCGTGACGACGATCGGGATCGCGGTGATGTTCGACATGCCACTGCCGGTGTAG
- a CDS encoding M24 family metallopeptidase translates to MMDYRGRQAAVQDELADAGIDFAVFGAGPDLQYLTGSSIDWRRYADLGARVTSLFLPAEGEPVLLAGPFAGEESDLPCAVRGMGLFDDPGSAVAAVIDDVADARDTVAVGDYTEGSVTLALTEACPDADLVSAEGLVGPMRAIKTPEEIEALREAAELTDRIMADVVENVEAGDTMREVGLEIEHRGRMAGASDVSFSSTAGFCHTGVEPSGEVFNYDPDEPLESGTSIAFDVGFVHNGYCSDWGRSVYFGEPPEHIASAYEALMTAVVETIDAIGDEVQTVDDLFPYVEQVCDREGYGEYLRNRHETGIVGHQIGVEVHESPWLRPDNDDELEEGMVFCLEPKLWNDGEYYLRVEDMVHVTADGAESLTRFDRERFVV, encoded by the coding sequence ATGATGGACTATCGAGGCCGACAGGCGGCCGTACAGGACGAACTCGCGGACGCGGGCATCGACTTCGCCGTCTTCGGCGCCGGTCCCGACCTGCAGTACCTGACCGGATCAAGCATCGACTGGCGGCGCTACGCCGACCTCGGGGCGCGGGTGACCTCGCTGTTCCTCCCGGCGGAGGGCGAACCGGTGCTCCTCGCCGGGCCGTTCGCCGGCGAGGAGTCGGACCTGCCCTGTGCGGTCCGCGGGATGGGGCTGTTCGACGACCCCGGGTCGGCCGTCGCAGCGGTCATCGACGACGTCGCCGACGCCCGCGATACCGTCGCCGTCGGCGACTACACCGAGGGCTCGGTCACGCTCGCGCTCACCGAGGCGTGTCCCGACGCGGACCTCGTCTCCGCCGAGGGGTTGGTCGGGCCGATGCGGGCCATCAAGACGCCCGAGGAGATCGAAGCGCTTCGCGAGGCCGCCGAACTCACCGACCGGATCATGGCCGACGTGGTCGAGAACGTCGAGGCCGGCGACACGATGCGCGAGGTGGGCTTGGAGATCGAACACCGCGGCCGGATGGCGGGTGCGAGCGACGTGAGCTTCTCAAGCACGGCGGGGTTCTGTCACACCGGCGTCGAGCCCAGCGGCGAGGTGTTCAACTACGACCCCGACGAGCCGTTGGAGTCGGGCACGAGCATCGCCTTCGACGTGGGGTTCGTCCACAACGGCTACTGCAGCGACTGGGGCCGGAGCGTCTACTTCGGCGAGCCACCGGAGCACATCGCGTCGGCCTACGAGGCGCTCATGACGGCCGTCGTCGAGACCATCGACGCCATCGGCGACGAGGTACAGACCGTGGACGACCTCTTCCCCTACGTCGAGCAGGTCTGTGACCGCGAGGGCTACGGCGAGTACCTGCGGAACAGACACGAGACCGGTATCGTCGGCCACCAGATCGGCGTCGAGGTCCACGAGAGCCCGTGGCTCCGCCCGGATAACGACGACGAACTGGAGGAGGGGATGGTGTTCTGTCTCGAACCGAAGCTCTGGAACGACGGCGAGTACTACCTCCGCGTCGAGGACATGGTCCACGTGACCGCCGACGGCGCCGAGAGCCTCACGAGGTTCGACCGCGAGCGGTTCGTCGTCTGA
- a CDS encoding acyltransferase → MSDGSRFDRLERHATSGPRNSLQHWPDAKSPLRVALNYVVVWLIRVSPSLRVKNWLLARLGADVGEGVSWGLEATPDVFWPERITLGDDAIVGYDATLLCHEFLQEEYRLGDVVIGDRAMIGAGAIVLPGVEVGDGAQVAANSLVVEDVPDGETVAGVPAEPLSRDGEE, encoded by the coding sequence ATGAGCGACGGCTCGCGGTTCGACCGGCTGGAACGCCACGCCACCTCCGGCCCGCGGAACTCCCTCCAGCACTGGCCCGACGCCAAGTCACCCCTCCGGGTTGCGCTGAACTACGTCGTCGTCTGGCTGATCCGGGTGTCGCCGAGCCTCCGGGTCAAGAACTGGCTGCTCGCCCGTCTCGGCGCCGACGTAGGCGAGGGGGTGTCGTGGGGGCTGGAGGCCACCCCGGACGTGTTCTGGCCCGAACGGATCACGCTCGGCGACGACGCCATCGTCGGCTACGACGCGACGCTGCTCTGTCACGAGTTCCTGCAGGAGGAGTATCGACTGGGCGACGTCGTGATCGGGGACCGGGCGATGATCGGCGCCGGTGCCATCGTGTTGCCGGGGGTCGAAGTCGGTGACGGCGCGCAGGTCGCGGCGAACTCGCTGGTCGTCGAGGACGTTCCAGACGGCGAGACCGTCGCCGGGGTGCCCGCGGAGCCGCTCTCGCGGGACGGCGAGGAGTAG
- a CDS encoding ribbon-helix-helix protein, CopG family, whose amino-acid sequence MGTKSKTISFRVDEDAFETLREIAEERELSLSAVFRDYVDTLVAHDGQVDLVPAGADAEDEGEGFPPRVEVPKSFIREHERLELEADHLREQLEEHKRYIDYLREQAEAEDEEVVQLEELDGDRNSFQLG is encoded by the coding sequence ATGGGCACCAAGAGCAAGACAATCTCCTTCCGCGTCGACGAGGACGCCTTCGAGACGCTGCGGGAGATCGCCGAGGAGCGGGAACTCTCGCTGTCGGCGGTGTTCCGTGACTACGTCGACACCCTCGTGGCCCACGACGGGCAGGTGGATCTGGTCCCGGCGGGCGCCGACGCCGAGGACGAGGGTGAGGGGTTCCCGCCGCGGGTGGAGGTGCCAAAGAGCTTCATCCGCGAACACGAGCGCCTGGAGCTCGAAGCCGACCACCTGCGCGAGCAGTTGGAGGAGCACAAACGCTACATCGACTACCTCCGCGAGCAGGCCGAAGCCGAGGACGAGGAGGTCGTCCAACTGGAAGAGCTCGACGGCGACCGGAACTCCTTCCAGTTGGGTTAG
- a CDS encoding DUF5814 domain-containing protein translates to MAITDKIYVKNHRQIASQLERSIPKGAFKGATLDLLFTGDGMEKLDEATREKVLDFAEDFLDCDCDNNPYCGHPEEKFITYLLELRAQGLGPDAIVDTMSAEYMLYAYSGDVLSFLDSAIRELEAVESLAEVEGNREAARRAREAKRELSG, encoded by the coding sequence GTGGCCATCACCGACAAGATCTACGTCAAGAACCACCGGCAGATCGCCTCCCAACTGGAGCGCTCCATCCCGAAGGGCGCGTTCAAGGGGGCGACGCTGGACCTGCTGTTCACCGGTGACGGCATGGAGAAACTCGACGAGGCGACCCGGGAGAAGGTGCTCGACTTCGCGGAGGACTTCCTCGACTGTGACTGCGACAACAACCCCTACTGCGGCCACCCCGAGGAGAAGTTCATCACGTACCTGCTGGAACTGCGCGCCCAAGGGCTCGGTCCCGACGCCATCGTCGACACGATGTCGGCGGAGTACATGCTCTATGCGTACTCCGGCGACGTGCTCTCGTTCCTCGACAGCGCGATCCGCGAACTGGAAGCCGTCGAGTCGCTGGCGGAGGTAGAGGGCAACCGCGAGGCCGCACGGCGCGCCCGCGAAGCCAAACGGGAGCTGTCGGGCTAA
- a CDS encoding CBS domain-containing protein has product MRGIRLGSVFGIPIKLDATFLLILPLLAYLIGSDVGTLVTDVLNPTFGAGIEAGALTGGLTPFALGAVAAVGLFTCVLLHELGHSVVAMYHGYEIDSITLWLLGGVAQFTEMPEDWKVELQVAVAGPVVSVALGGLAYVGFSLIVGSGQPILAFVLGYLMLANVVLAAFNMLPGFPMDGGRVLRALLARTRTHARATQIAAEVGKGFAVLLALFALFTGINLYLLALAFFIYMGAAGEAQQTVLKAAFRGVAVDDVMTGKGALHTVSPDDTVATLMSRMFRERHTGYPVVENGELVGMVTLSDAQSVDEVERDAMRVEDVMATDIYTVTPETEAMDAFELMQGNGVGRLPVVDANGDLCGIVSRTDLMTAFDIIQKSGSMANDTLGPDVSPFGR; this is encoded by the coding sequence ATGCGAGGTATCCGACTCGGGAGCGTCTTCGGGATCCCGATCAAGCTCGACGCCACGTTCCTGCTGATCCTGCCGTTGCTCGCGTACCTCATCGGCAGCGACGTGGGGACGCTGGTGACCGACGTTCTCAACCCCACCTTCGGCGCCGGCATCGAGGCCGGCGCGCTGACCGGCGGCCTCACCCCCTTCGCACTCGGGGCGGTCGCCGCAGTCGGCCTCTTTACCTGCGTGTTGCTCCACGAACTCGGCCACTCGGTCGTCGCGATGTACCACGGCTACGAGATCGACTCGATCACCCTCTGGCTGCTCGGCGGCGTCGCCCAGTTCACCGAGATGCCCGAGGACTGGAAGGTCGAACTGCAGGTGGCCGTCGCCGGCCCGGTCGTGAGCGTCGCGCTCGGGGGGCTCGCCTACGTCGGCTTCTCGTTGATCGTCGGCTCCGGCCAGCCGATACTCGCGTTCGTGCTCGGCTACCTGATGCTCGCCAACGTCGTCCTCGCCGCGTTCAACATGCTGCCCGGGTTCCCGATGGACGGCGGTCGCGTGCTGCGGGCGCTGCTCGCACGCACCCGGACTCACGCCCGCGCGACCCAGATCGCCGCCGAGGTCGGCAAGGGGTTCGCGGTGCTGCTGGCTCTGTTCGCGCTGTTCACCGGGATCAACCTCTACCTGCTCGCGCTGGCGTTCTTTATCTACATGGGCGCGGCCGGGGAGGCCCAACAGACCGTGCTCAAGGCGGCGTTCCGCGGCGTCGCCGTCGACGACGTGATGACCGGGAAGGGGGCCCTCCACACCGTGTCACCGGACGACACCGTCGCCACCTTGATGTCGCGGATGTTCCGCGAGCGCCACACGGGCTACCCGGTCGTCGAGAACGGCGAACTGGTGGGGATGGTGACGCTCTCTGACGCCCAGTCGGTCGACGAGGTCGAGCGTGACGCGATGCGCGTCGAGGACGTGATGGCCACCGACATATACACCGTCACGCCCGAGACCGAGGCGATGGACGCCTTCGAACTGATGCAGGGCAACGGCGTGGGGCGGCTGCCGGTCGTCGACGCCAACGGCGACCTCTGTGGGATCGTCTCTCGAACGGACCTGATGACGGCGTTCGACATCATCCAGAAGAGCGGGTCGATGGCCAACGACACACTGGGACCCGACGTGTCCCCGTTCGGGCGGTAA
- a CDS encoding cold-shock protein produces MATGTVDFFNDTGGYGFIETEDADDDVFFHMEDVGGPDLEEGQEVEFDIEQADKGPRATNLTRL; encoded by the coding sequence ATGGCAACCGGTACGGTTGATTTCTTCAACGATACGGGCGGTTACGGTTTCATCGAGACTGAGGACGCGGACGACGACGTTTTCTTCCACATGGAAGACGTGGGCGGCCCTGACCTCGAGGAAGGCCAAGAAGTTGAGTTTGACATCGAACAGGCCGACAAGGGCCCCCGCGCGACGAACCTGACCCGACTTTAA